Proteins from a single region of Choloepus didactylus isolate mChoDid1 chromosome 10, mChoDid1.pri, whole genome shotgun sequence:
- the PTGS1 gene encoding prostaglandin G/H synthase 1 isoform X3 — protein sequence MSRRILSLRFPLLLLLLLPPLPRVLLAGPGAPTPVNPCCYYPCQHQGICVRYGLDRYQCDCTRTGYSGPNCTVPELWTWLRVSLRPSPSFLHFLLTHGRWFWEFVNATFIRDMLMRLVLSARSNLIPSPPTYNSAHDYISWESFSNVSYYTRVLPAVPQDCPTPMGTKGKKQLPDAQLLVHHFLLRRKFIPDPQGTNLMFAFFAQHFTHQFFKTSGKMGPGFTKALGHGVDLGHIYGDNLERQYHLRLFKDGKLKYQVLGGEMYPPSVEEAPVLMHYPQGVPPRSQMAVGQEVFGLLPGLMLYATLWLREHNRVCDLLKAEHPTWDDEQLFQTARLILIGETIKIVIEEYVQQLSGYFLHLKFDPELLFNAQFQYRNRIAVEFNQLYHWHPLMPDSFRVGSQEYSYEQFLFNTSMLLDYGVEALVDAFSRQGAGRIGGGRNINQHVLHVAAEVIRESRELRLQPFNEYRKRFAMKPYTSFQELTGEKEMAAELEELYGDIDALEFYPGLLLEKCHPNSIFGESMIEIGAPFSLKGLLGNPVCSPEYWKSSTFGGEIGFNIVKTATLKKLVCLNTKTCPYVSFHVPSPSLDHRPGVEWPPREL from the exons TGAACCCCTGTTGTTACTACCCCTGCCAGCACCAGGGTATCTGTGTCCGCTACGGCCTTGACCGCTACCAGTGTGACTGCACCCGCACGGGCTATTCCGGCCCCAACTGCACCGTCC CTGAGCTCTGGACCTGGCTCCGGGTTTCCCTGCGGCCCAGCCCCTCTTTCCTCCACTTCCTGCTGACGCATGGGCGCTGGTTCTGGGAATTTGTCAATGCCACCTTCATCCGTGACATGCTCATGCGCCTGGTACTCTCag CACGTTCCAACCTTATCCCCAGCCCTCCTACCTACAACTCTGCACATGACTACATCAGCTGGGAGTCCTTCTCTAACGTGAGCTATTACACTCGCGTTCTGCCCGCTGTGCCCCAAGACTGCCCCACACCCATGGGAACCAAAG GGAAGAAGCAGCTGCCAGATGCTCAGCTCCTGGTCCATCACTTCCTGCTCAGGAGGAAGTTCATACCTGACCCCCAAGGCACCAACCTCATGTTTGCCTTCTTTGCACAACACTTCACCCACCAGTTCTTCAAAACTTCTGGCAAGATGGGTCCCGGCTTCACCAAGGCCTTGGGCCATGGG GTGGATCTTGGCCATATTTATGGAGACAATCTGGAACGTCAGTATCATCTGCGGCTCTTTAAGGATGGGAAACTTAAGTACCAG GTGCTGGGTGGAGAGATGTACCCACCGTCTGTGGAGGAGGCGCCCGTGCTGATGCACTACCCACAGGGCGTGCCTCCTCGGAGCCAGATGGCTGTGGGCCAGGAGGTGTTTGGGTTGCTTCCTGGGCTCATGCTGTATGCCACACTCTGGCTGCGCGAGCACAACCGTGTGTGTGACCTGCTGAAGGCCGAGCACCCCACCTGGGACGACGAGCAGCTCTTCCAGACGGCCCGCCTCATCCTCATAG GGGAGACCATCAAGATTGTAATCGAGGAGTACGTGCAGCAGTTGAGTGGCTACTTCCTGCACCTCAAGTTTGACCCAGAGCTGCTCTTCAATGCCCAGTTCCAGTACCGCAACCGCATTGCCGTGGAGTTCAACCAGCTCTACCACTGGCACCCGCTCATGCCCGACTCCTTCCGGGTGGGTTCCCAAGAGTACAGCTACGAGCAGTTCTTGTTCAACACCTCCATGCTGTTGGATTACGGAGTCGAGGCCCTGGTGGATGCCTTCTCTCGCCAGGGTGCTGGCCGG ATCGGTGGCGGCAGGAACATAAACCAGCACGTCCTGCATGTGGCCGCGGAGGTTATCAGGGAGTCTCGAGAGTTGCGGCTGCAGCCCTTCAATGAGTACCGCAAGAGGTTTGCCATGAAGCCCTATACGTCTTTCCAGGAGCTCACAG GAGAGAAGGAGATGGCAGCTGAGCTGGAGGAGTTGTATGGAGACATCGATGCCCTGGAGTTCTACCCGGGGCTTCTTCTTGAGAAGTGCCATCCAAACTCCATCTTTGGGGAGAGTATGATAGAAATTGGGGCTCCTTTTTCCCTCAAGGGCCTCCTAGGGAATCCCGTCTGTTCTCCAGAGTACTGGAAGTCCAGCACGTTTGGTGGTGAGATAGGCTTCAACATTGTCAAGACAGCCACGCTGAAGAAGCTGGTCTGCCTCAACACCAAGACCTGTCCCTATGTTTCTTTCCATGTGCCCAGCCCCAGCCTGGACCACAGGCCTGGTGTGGAGTGGCCACCCAGAGAACTCTGA
- the PTGS1 gene encoding prostaglandin G/H synthase 1 isoform X1, with translation MSLPRLSPSAGRILSLRFPLLLLLLLPPLPRVLLAGPGAPTPVNPCCYYPCQHQGICVRYGLDRYQCDCTRTGYSGPNCTVPELWTWLRVSLRPSPSFLHFLLTHGRWFWEFVNATFIRDMLMRLVLSARSNLIPSPPTYNSAHDYISWESFSNVSYYTRVLPAVPQDCPTPMGTKGKKQLPDAQLLVHHFLLRRKFIPDPQGTNLMFAFFAQHFTHQFFKTSGKMGPGFTKALGHGVDLGHIYGDNLERQYHLRLFKDGKLKYQVLGGEMYPPSVEEAPVLMHYPQGVPPRSQMAVGQEVFGLLPGLMLYATLWLREHNRVCDLLKAEHPTWDDEQLFQTARLILIGETIKIVIEEYVQQLSGYFLHLKFDPELLFNAQFQYRNRIAVEFNQLYHWHPLMPDSFRVGSQEYSYEQFLFNTSMLLDYGVEALVDAFSRQGAGRIGGGRNINQHVLHVAAEVIRESRELRLQPFNEYRKRFAMKPYTSFQELTGEKEMAAELEELYGDIDALEFYPGLLLEKCHPNSIFGESMIEIGAPFSLKGLLGNPVCSPEYWKSSTFGGEIGFNIVKTATLKKLVCLNTKTCPYVSFHVPSPSLDHRPGVEWPPREL, from the exons TGAACCCCTGTTGTTACTACCCCTGCCAGCACCAGGGTATCTGTGTCCGCTACGGCCTTGACCGCTACCAGTGTGACTGCACCCGCACGGGCTATTCCGGCCCCAACTGCACCGTCC CTGAGCTCTGGACCTGGCTCCGGGTTTCCCTGCGGCCCAGCCCCTCTTTCCTCCACTTCCTGCTGACGCATGGGCGCTGGTTCTGGGAATTTGTCAATGCCACCTTCATCCGTGACATGCTCATGCGCCTGGTACTCTCag CACGTTCCAACCTTATCCCCAGCCCTCCTACCTACAACTCTGCACATGACTACATCAGCTGGGAGTCCTTCTCTAACGTGAGCTATTACACTCGCGTTCTGCCCGCTGTGCCCCAAGACTGCCCCACACCCATGGGAACCAAAG GGAAGAAGCAGCTGCCAGATGCTCAGCTCCTGGTCCATCACTTCCTGCTCAGGAGGAAGTTCATACCTGACCCCCAAGGCACCAACCTCATGTTTGCCTTCTTTGCACAACACTTCACCCACCAGTTCTTCAAAACTTCTGGCAAGATGGGTCCCGGCTTCACCAAGGCCTTGGGCCATGGG GTGGATCTTGGCCATATTTATGGAGACAATCTGGAACGTCAGTATCATCTGCGGCTCTTTAAGGATGGGAAACTTAAGTACCAG GTGCTGGGTGGAGAGATGTACCCACCGTCTGTGGAGGAGGCGCCCGTGCTGATGCACTACCCACAGGGCGTGCCTCCTCGGAGCCAGATGGCTGTGGGCCAGGAGGTGTTTGGGTTGCTTCCTGGGCTCATGCTGTATGCCACACTCTGGCTGCGCGAGCACAACCGTGTGTGTGACCTGCTGAAGGCCGAGCACCCCACCTGGGACGACGAGCAGCTCTTCCAGACGGCCCGCCTCATCCTCATAG GGGAGACCATCAAGATTGTAATCGAGGAGTACGTGCAGCAGTTGAGTGGCTACTTCCTGCACCTCAAGTTTGACCCAGAGCTGCTCTTCAATGCCCAGTTCCAGTACCGCAACCGCATTGCCGTGGAGTTCAACCAGCTCTACCACTGGCACCCGCTCATGCCCGACTCCTTCCGGGTGGGTTCCCAAGAGTACAGCTACGAGCAGTTCTTGTTCAACACCTCCATGCTGTTGGATTACGGAGTCGAGGCCCTGGTGGATGCCTTCTCTCGCCAGGGTGCTGGCCGG ATCGGTGGCGGCAGGAACATAAACCAGCACGTCCTGCATGTGGCCGCGGAGGTTATCAGGGAGTCTCGAGAGTTGCGGCTGCAGCCCTTCAATGAGTACCGCAAGAGGTTTGCCATGAAGCCCTATACGTCTTTCCAGGAGCTCACAG GAGAGAAGGAGATGGCAGCTGAGCTGGAGGAGTTGTATGGAGACATCGATGCCCTGGAGTTCTACCCGGGGCTTCTTCTTGAGAAGTGCCATCCAAACTCCATCTTTGGGGAGAGTATGATAGAAATTGGGGCTCCTTTTTCCCTCAAGGGCCTCCTAGGGAATCCCGTCTGTTCTCCAGAGTACTGGAAGTCCAGCACGTTTGGTGGTGAGATAGGCTTCAACATTGTCAAGACAGCCACGCTGAAGAAGCTGGTCTGCCTCAACACCAAGACCTGTCCCTATGTTTCTTTCCATGTGCCCAGCCCCAGCCTGGACCACAGGCCTGGTGTGGAGTGGCCACCCAGAGAACTCTGA
- the PTGS1 gene encoding prostaglandin G/H synthase 1 isoform X2, producing MLMRLVLSARSNLIPSPPTYNSAHDYISWESFSNVSYYTRVLPAVPQDCPTPMGTKGKKQLPDAQLLVHHFLLRRKFIPDPQGTNLMFAFFAQHFTHQFFKTSGKMGPGFTKALGHGVDLGHIYGDNLERQYHLRLFKDGKLKYQVLGGEMYPPSVEEAPVLMHYPQGVPPRSQMAVGQEVFGLLPGLMLYATLWLREHNRVCDLLKAEHPTWDDEQLFQTARLILIGETIKIVIEEYVQQLSGYFLHLKFDPELLFNAQFQYRNRIAVEFNQLYHWHPLMPDSFRVGSQEYSYEQFLFNTSMLLDYGVEALVDAFSRQGAGRIGGGRNINQHVLHVAAEVIRESRELRLQPFNEYRKRFAMKPYTSFQELTGEKEMAAELEELYGDIDALEFYPGLLLEKCHPNSIFGESMIEIGAPFSLKGLLGNPVCSPEYWKSSTFGGEIGFNIVKTATLKKLVCLNTKTCPYVSFHVPSPSLDHRPGVEWPPREL from the exons ATGCTCATGCGCCTGGTACTCTCag CACGTTCCAACCTTATCCCCAGCCCTCCTACCTACAACTCTGCACATGACTACATCAGCTGGGAGTCCTTCTCTAACGTGAGCTATTACACTCGCGTTCTGCCCGCTGTGCCCCAAGACTGCCCCACACCCATGGGAACCAAAG GGAAGAAGCAGCTGCCAGATGCTCAGCTCCTGGTCCATCACTTCCTGCTCAGGAGGAAGTTCATACCTGACCCCCAAGGCACCAACCTCATGTTTGCCTTCTTTGCACAACACTTCACCCACCAGTTCTTCAAAACTTCTGGCAAGATGGGTCCCGGCTTCACCAAGGCCTTGGGCCATGGG GTGGATCTTGGCCATATTTATGGAGACAATCTGGAACGTCAGTATCATCTGCGGCTCTTTAAGGATGGGAAACTTAAGTACCAG GTGCTGGGTGGAGAGATGTACCCACCGTCTGTGGAGGAGGCGCCCGTGCTGATGCACTACCCACAGGGCGTGCCTCCTCGGAGCCAGATGGCTGTGGGCCAGGAGGTGTTTGGGTTGCTTCCTGGGCTCATGCTGTATGCCACACTCTGGCTGCGCGAGCACAACCGTGTGTGTGACCTGCTGAAGGCCGAGCACCCCACCTGGGACGACGAGCAGCTCTTCCAGACGGCCCGCCTCATCCTCATAG GGGAGACCATCAAGATTGTAATCGAGGAGTACGTGCAGCAGTTGAGTGGCTACTTCCTGCACCTCAAGTTTGACCCAGAGCTGCTCTTCAATGCCCAGTTCCAGTACCGCAACCGCATTGCCGTGGAGTTCAACCAGCTCTACCACTGGCACCCGCTCATGCCCGACTCCTTCCGGGTGGGTTCCCAAGAGTACAGCTACGAGCAGTTCTTGTTCAACACCTCCATGCTGTTGGATTACGGAGTCGAGGCCCTGGTGGATGCCTTCTCTCGCCAGGGTGCTGGCCGG ATCGGTGGCGGCAGGAACATAAACCAGCACGTCCTGCATGTGGCCGCGGAGGTTATCAGGGAGTCTCGAGAGTTGCGGCTGCAGCCCTTCAATGAGTACCGCAAGAGGTTTGCCATGAAGCCCTATACGTCTTTCCAGGAGCTCACAG GAGAGAAGGAGATGGCAGCTGAGCTGGAGGAGTTGTATGGAGACATCGATGCCCTGGAGTTCTACCCGGGGCTTCTTCTTGAGAAGTGCCATCCAAACTCCATCTTTGGGGAGAGTATGATAGAAATTGGGGCTCCTTTTTCCCTCAAGGGCCTCCTAGGGAATCCCGTCTGTTCTCCAGAGTACTGGAAGTCCAGCACGTTTGGTGGTGAGATAGGCTTCAACATTGTCAAGACAGCCACGCTGAAGAAGCTGGTCTGCCTCAACACCAAGACCTGTCCCTATGTTTCTTTCCATGTGCCCAGCCCCAGCCTGGACCACAGGCCTGGTGTGGAGTGGCCACCCAGAGAACTCTGA
- the PTGS1 gene encoding prostaglandin G/H synthase 1 isoform X4, producing the protein MSLPRLSPSAGRILSLRFPLLLLLLLPPLPRVLLAGPGAPTPVNPCCYYPCQHQGICVRYGLDRYQCDCTRTGYSGPNCTVPELWTWLRVSLRPSPSFLHFLLTHGRWFWEFVNATFIRDMLMRLVLSARSNLIPSPPTYNSAHDYISWESFSNVSYYTRVLPAVPQDCPTPMGTKGKKQLPDAQLLVHHFLLRRKFIPDPQGTNLMFAFFAQHFTHQFFKTSGKMGPGFTKALGHGVDLGHIYGDNLERQYHLRLFKDGKLKYQGVPPRSQMAVGQEVFGLLPGLMLYATLWLREHNRVCDLLKAEHPTWDDEQLFQTARLILIGETIKIVIEEYVQQLSGYFLHLKFDPELLFNAQFQYRNRIAVEFNQLYHWHPLMPDSFRVGSQEYSYEQFLFNTSMLLDYGVEALVDAFSRQGAGRIGGGRNINQHVLHVAAEVIRESRELRLQPFNEYRKRFAMKPYTSFQELTGEKEMAAELEELYGDIDALEFYPGLLLEKCHPNSIFGESMIEIGAPFSLKGLLGNPVCSPEYWKSSTFGGEIGFNIVKTATLKKLVCLNTKTCPYVSFHVPSPSLDHRPGVEWPPREL; encoded by the exons TGAACCCCTGTTGTTACTACCCCTGCCAGCACCAGGGTATCTGTGTCCGCTACGGCCTTGACCGCTACCAGTGTGACTGCACCCGCACGGGCTATTCCGGCCCCAACTGCACCGTCC CTGAGCTCTGGACCTGGCTCCGGGTTTCCCTGCGGCCCAGCCCCTCTTTCCTCCACTTCCTGCTGACGCATGGGCGCTGGTTCTGGGAATTTGTCAATGCCACCTTCATCCGTGACATGCTCATGCGCCTGGTACTCTCag CACGTTCCAACCTTATCCCCAGCCCTCCTACCTACAACTCTGCACATGACTACATCAGCTGGGAGTCCTTCTCTAACGTGAGCTATTACACTCGCGTTCTGCCCGCTGTGCCCCAAGACTGCCCCACACCCATGGGAACCAAAG GGAAGAAGCAGCTGCCAGATGCTCAGCTCCTGGTCCATCACTTCCTGCTCAGGAGGAAGTTCATACCTGACCCCCAAGGCACCAACCTCATGTTTGCCTTCTTTGCACAACACTTCACCCACCAGTTCTTCAAAACTTCTGGCAAGATGGGTCCCGGCTTCACCAAGGCCTTGGGCCATGGG GTGGATCTTGGCCATATTTATGGAGACAATCTGGAACGTCAGTATCATCTGCGGCTCTTTAAGGATGGGAAACTTAAGTACCAG GGCGTGCCTCCTCGGAGCCAGATGGCTGTGGGCCAGGAGGTGTTTGGGTTGCTTCCTGGGCTCATGCTGTATGCCACACTCTGGCTGCGCGAGCACAACCGTGTGTGTGACCTGCTGAAGGCCGAGCACCCCACCTGGGACGACGAGCAGCTCTTCCAGACGGCCCGCCTCATCCTCATAG GGGAGACCATCAAGATTGTAATCGAGGAGTACGTGCAGCAGTTGAGTGGCTACTTCCTGCACCTCAAGTTTGACCCAGAGCTGCTCTTCAATGCCCAGTTCCAGTACCGCAACCGCATTGCCGTGGAGTTCAACCAGCTCTACCACTGGCACCCGCTCATGCCCGACTCCTTCCGGGTGGGTTCCCAAGAGTACAGCTACGAGCAGTTCTTGTTCAACACCTCCATGCTGTTGGATTACGGAGTCGAGGCCCTGGTGGATGCCTTCTCTCGCCAGGGTGCTGGCCGG ATCGGTGGCGGCAGGAACATAAACCAGCACGTCCTGCATGTGGCCGCGGAGGTTATCAGGGAGTCTCGAGAGTTGCGGCTGCAGCCCTTCAATGAGTACCGCAAGAGGTTTGCCATGAAGCCCTATACGTCTTTCCAGGAGCTCACAG GAGAGAAGGAGATGGCAGCTGAGCTGGAGGAGTTGTATGGAGACATCGATGCCCTGGAGTTCTACCCGGGGCTTCTTCTTGAGAAGTGCCATCCAAACTCCATCTTTGGGGAGAGTATGATAGAAATTGGGGCTCCTTTTTCCCTCAAGGGCCTCCTAGGGAATCCCGTCTGTTCTCCAGAGTACTGGAAGTCCAGCACGTTTGGTGGTGAGATAGGCTTCAACATTGTCAAGACAGCCACGCTGAAGAAGCTGGTCTGCCTCAACACCAAGACCTGTCCCTATGTTTCTTTCCATGTGCCCAGCCCCAGCCTGGACCACAGGCCTGGTGTGGAGTGGCCACCCAGAGAACTCTGA